One stretch of Streptococcus australis DNA includes these proteins:
- a CDS encoding YtxH domain-containing protein: protein MGKLSSILLGTVSGAALALFLTSDKGKQVCSQAQDFLDDLREDPEFAREQVCEKLTEVKEQATDFVLKTKEQVESGEITFDSVLDQAKNCARQATEASKETFNNLKEQWQEQSATPDVAEGQEEIIIDITEV from the coding sequence ATGGGTAAACTATCCTCTATCCTTTTAGGAACTGTTTCTGGTGCAGCTCTTGCTTTATTTTTGACGAGTGACAAGGGCAAGCAAGTTTGTAGTCAAGCTCAGGATTTTCTAGATGATTTGAGAGAAGATCCAGAATTTGCTAGAGAGCAGGTTTGTGAGAAACTAACTGAAGTGAAGGAACAGGCAACTGACTTTGTATTGAAAACAAAGGAGCAAGTAGAATCTGGTGAAATCACTTTTGATAGTGTCCTTGACCAAGCTAAAAACTGTGCTCGACAAGCGACGGAAGCATCGAAGGAAACCTTTAACAATCTCAAGGAGCAATGGCAAGAACAGTCAGCAACTCCAGACGTTGCTGAAGGCCAAGAAGAAATCATCATCGATATTACTGAAGTATAA
- a CDS encoding DUF948 domain-containing protein, with amino-acid sequence MLEVAYILVAIALIVCLVYLTITIQKAGRMIDETEKTIKTLSSDVDVTLHHTNELLVKVNVLADDINIKVATIDPLFTAVADLSESVSDLNQHARVLGKKASSAGSKTIKTGAGLSALRFASKIFKK; translated from the coding sequence ATGTTAGAAGTTGCATATATTCTTGTCGCGATTGCTTTGATTGTCTGTTTAGTCTATTTGACAATCACGATTCAAAAAGCAGGTCGTATGATTGATGAGACAGAGAAAACCATCAAAACCTTGTCTTCAGATGTAGATGTTACTTTGCATCATACCAATGAATTGTTGGTTAAGGTTAATGTGTTGGCAGACGATATCAATATCAAAGTTGCGACGATTGATCCACTCTTTACAGCTGTAGCGGACTTGTCTGAGTCAGTATCTGACCTCAATCAACATGCGCGTGTCTTGGGTAAAAAAGCCTCATCAGCTGGTTCAAAGACCATTAAGACAGGTGCAGGCTTGTCCGCTCTTCGTTTCGCAAGTAAAATTTTCAAAAAATAG
- the lgt gene encoding prolipoprotein diacylglyceryl transferase — protein sequence MINPVAFEIGPFSIRWYALCIVAGLVLAVYLAMKEAPKKKILSDDILDFILIAFPVAILGARLYYVLFRLDYYLQNPGEIIAIWNGGLAIYGGLIAGAIVLYIFADRKLINTWDFLDIAAPSVMVAQSLGRWGNFFNQEAYGAAVDSLDYLPGFIREQMYIDGSYRQPTFLYESVWNLIGFALILIFRRKLKGIRRGQITAFYLIWYGFGRMIIEGMRTDSLMFFGLRVSQWLSVILIGLGIFIILYQNRKKAPFYHTEEEK from the coding sequence ATGATTAATCCAGTTGCATTTGAAATCGGTCCTTTTTCCATTCGTTGGTATGCTTTGTGTATTGTGGCTGGATTGGTCTTGGCTGTCTATCTTGCTATGAAAGAAGCTCCCAAAAAGAAAATTCTATCAGATGATATTTTGGATTTTATCCTGATTGCTTTTCCAGTTGCGATTTTAGGTGCTAGACTATACTATGTGCTCTTTCGCTTAGATTATTATCTGCAAAATCCAGGTGAAATCATTGCCATCTGGAATGGTGGTTTGGCCATTTATGGAGGTTTGATAGCGGGAGCTATTGTCCTTTATATCTTTGCAGATAGAAAGCTGATCAATACTTGGGATTTCTTAGATATTGCAGCACCGAGCGTCATGGTTGCCCAAAGTTTAGGCCGCTGGGGGAATTTCTTTAACCAAGAAGCCTATGGTGCAGCGGTAGATAGTCTGGATTATTTGCCAGGCTTCATTCGTGAACAGATGTACATTGACGGTAGCTACCGTCAGCCGACTTTTCTATATGAGTCGGTTTGGAATCTGATCGGATTTGCTTTAATCTTGATTTTTAGACGAAAATTAAAAGGAATCAGACGCGGTCAGATCACGGCGTTCTACTTGATTTGGTATGGCTTTGGTCGTATGATCATCGAAGGGATGCGGACGGATAGTCTCATGTTCTTTGGTCTGCGAGTTTCCCAATGGTTATCAGTTATCCTTATCGGACTCGGTATTTTTATCATACTTTATCAAAATCGAAAGAAAGCCCCTTTCTATCATACAGAGGAGGAAAAATAA
- the hprK gene encoding HPr(Ser) kinase/phosphatase, with amino-acid sequence MSVLVRDVIEKLRLDIVYGEGELLEKEINTADIMRPGLEMTGYFDYYTPERIQLLGMKEWSYLVAMPAHNRYQVLKKMFLPETPAVIVARGLVVPEEMLKAARECKIAILTSRTSTSRLSGELSSYLDSRLAERTSVHGVLMDIYGMGVLIQGDSGIGKSETGLELVKRGHRLVADDRVDIFAKDEMTLWGEPAEILKHLLEIRGVGIIDVMSLYGASAVKDSSQVQLAVYLENYDTHKTFDRLGNNAEELEVSGVTIPRIRIPVKTGRNISVVIEAAAMNYRAKEMGFDATRLFEERLTNLISKNEVKDD; translated from the coding sequence ATGTCGGTTTTAGTAAGAGATGTCATTGAAAAGCTCAGACTAGATATTGTCTATGGTGAAGGTGAGTTACTTGAAAAGGAAATCAACACTGCGGACATTATGAGACCAGGTCTTGAAATGACGGGCTATTTTGATTACTATACTCCAGAACGGATTCAACTGTTAGGGATGAAGGAGTGGTCCTATTTGGTAGCTATGCCTGCCCATAACCGTTATCAAGTTTTGAAGAAAATGTTTCTACCTGAAACACCTGCTGTCATCGTTGCTCGTGGTTTGGTAGTGCCAGAAGAAATGTTGAAAGCTGCTAGGGAATGTAAGATTGCGATTTTAACCAGTCGAACATCAACCAGTCGTTTATCTGGAGAGTTATCTAGCTACCTTGATTCCCGTTTGGCTGAACGTACGAGTGTGCATGGTGTTTTGATGGACATCTATGGTATGGGTGTCTTGATCCAAGGGGATAGTGGTATCGGTAAGAGCGAGACAGGTCTTGAGCTTGTGAAACGTGGACACCGTTTGGTAGCAGACGACCGTGTAGATATCTTTGCCAAGGATGAAATGACTCTTTGGGGAGAGCCTGCTGAAATATTGAAGCATTTACTTGAGATTCGTGGAGTGGGGATTATTGACGTGATGAGTCTCTACGGAGCAAGTGCTGTAAAAGATTCCTCACAAGTTCAGCTGGCAGTCTATTTGGAAAATTACGATACACATAAGACCTTTGACCGTCTAGGAAACAATGCCGAAGAACTAGAAGTTTCTGGTGTAACGATTCCGCGTATCCGTATCCCAGTAAAAACAGGACGCAATATCTCTGTTGTTATTGAGGCGGCAGCTATGAACTATCGCGCTAAGGAAATGGGCTTTGATGCGACGCGTTTATTTGAAGAACGCTTGACTAATCTCATCTCCAAAAATGAGGTGAAAGATGATTAA
- the rpsU gene encoding 30S ribosomal protein S21 → MSKTVVRKNESLDDALRRFKRAVTKAGTLQETRKREFYEKPSVKRKRKSEAARKRKKF, encoded by the coding sequence ATGTCTAAAACAGTAGTACGTAAGAATGAATCTCTTGACGATGCACTTCGTCGTTTCAAACGTGCGGTTACTAAAGCTGGTACTCTTCAAGAAACACGCAAACGTGAATTCTATGAAAAACCTTCTGTAAAACGTAAACGTAAATCAGAAGCAGCTCGTAAACGTAAAAAATTCTAA
- a CDS encoding Type 1 glutamine amidotransferase-like domain-containing protein: MKQLFLCSYFAGVKNLFSDYAKEKNLEKKVLFIPTAGNKEDYTAYIDEAQQTFRDLGFEIEILDIASCDRETAQAKIFQSKILYISGGNTFYLLQELKKKQLLSLIKEQIRDGLVYVGESAGAIIAAKDIDYNKLMDDKTVATELSDTAGLDEVDFYILPHYGEEPFTDSSKKTFEMYKKQLELLPLHNRQAIIVNDEQIDILTIE, encoded by the coding sequence ATGAAACAATTATTTTTATGTTCATATTTTGCTGGTGTCAAAAATCTTTTTAGTGATTATGCAAAGGAAAAAAATCTAGAAAAAAAGGTTTTATTTATTCCTACCGCTGGGAACAAAGAGGACTATACTGCCTATATCGATGAGGCTCAGCAAACATTCAGAGATTTAGGCTTTGAGATAGAGATTCTAGATATTGCTTCTTGTGATCGAGAAACTGCACAGGCAAAGATTTTCCAAAGCAAGATTCTTTATATCTCAGGCGGGAATACCTTTTATTTATTACAAGAATTAAAGAAAAAGCAACTCCTATCTCTCATCAAAGAACAAATAAGAGATGGGTTGGTCTATGTGGGAGAATCAGCAGGGGCTATCATTGCAGCCAAGGATATTGACTACAATAAACTCATGGACGACAAGACAGTAGCGACAGAGTTATCCGATACAGCGGGATTGGATGAAGTGGATTTTTACATCCTTCCACATTATGGTGAGGAACCTTTTACTGATAGTAGCAAAAAGACCTTTGAAATGTATAAAAAGCAGCTCGAATTGCTACCACTTCATAACCGCCAAGCAATTATCGTTAATGATGAGCAAATAGATATCTTAACAATAGAATAA
- a CDS encoding class I SAM-dependent methyltransferase produces MIYIIGFICFLLLMLLFSRLIQQSKNPSGFLGKRMMKLWNRAYLSMFVWAIRHLDRTFYPVILDVGVGNGRSTILLKETFPQSTVTGIDISDTAITQAKQIEMANLNFERRDVRETGFSDESFDLITAFQTHFHWQDLEASFMELRRILKSDGMLLLACEYNKLSYFLLKFQSEEVFKRFLLSIGFELVTSQRKGSWILYKIVKN; encoded by the coding sequence TTGATTTATATAATCGGTTTTATTTGTTTTTTACTTTTAATGTTACTGTTTAGTCGCTTAATTCAGCAATCAAAGAATCCTTCGGGCTTTCTAGGAAAACGAATGATGAAATTGTGGAATCGAGCCTATCTCTCCATGTTTGTATGGGCAATTCGTCATCTGGATAGGACATTTTACCCTGTAATCTTAGATGTAGGAGTTGGAAACGGCCGTTCAACCATTCTGCTGAAAGAAACTTTTCCGCAAAGTACCGTAACTGGAATCGATATTTCAGATACCGCAATAACTCAAGCCAAACAGATAGAGATGGCTAATCTAAATTTTGAACGAAGAGACGTTAGGGAGACAGGCTTTTCTGATGAAAGTTTTGATTTAATCACAGCCTTTCAAACTCATTTTCATTGGCAGGATCTAGAAGCTTCTTTTATGGAACTTCGAAGAATACTCAAATCAGACGGGATGCTCTTACTAGCTTGTGAATATAACAAGTTATCTTATTTTTTACTGAAATTTCAAAGCGAAGAAGTATTTAAACGATTCTTGTTATCAATAGGCTTTGAGCTCGTAACTAGTCAAAGAAAGGGATCGTGGATCCTTTATAAAATTGTTAAAAACTAA
- a CDS encoding glucosamine-6-phosphate deaminase, whose protein sequence is MKVIKVENQVEGGKVAFEILKEKLANGAQTLGLATGSSPLEFYKEIVESDLDFSNLTSVNLDEYVGLDGDNPQSYRYFMQEHLFNQKPFKESFLPRGIKDNAEAEVERYNQILADHPVDLQILGIGRNGHIGFNEPGTPFDSQTHLVELDQSTIEANARFFDKIEDVPTQAISMGIKNILDAKSIILFAYGESKAEAIAGTVSGPVTESLPASSLQNHPDVTIIADAAALSLLEK, encoded by the coding sequence ATGAAAGTTATTAAAGTTGAAAATCAAGTCGAAGGTGGAAAAGTAGCTTTTGAGATTTTGAAGGAAAAGTTGGCCAATGGCGCTCAAACATTGGGACTTGCGACAGGAAGCAGTCCGCTAGAGTTTTACAAGGAAATCGTTGAGAGTGATCTTGATTTCTCAAATCTAACCAGTGTGAACCTTGATGAGTATGTAGGGCTTGATGGGGACAACCCACAGTCTTATCGTTACTTTATGCAAGAACACTTATTCAACCAAAAACCATTTAAAGAAAGCTTCTTACCCCGTGGGATTAAGGATAATGCTGAAGCTGAAGTGGAACGCTACAACCAAATTTTGGCTGACCATCCAGTTGATTTGCAAATCTTGGGAATTGGTCGCAATGGACATATCGGCTTTAACGAGCCTGGCACTCCATTTGACAGTCAAACGCATTTAGTAGAACTAGACCAGTCTACTATCGAAGCCAATGCTCGCTTCTTTGACAAGATTGAAGACGTCCCAACTCAAGCCATCTCAATGGGGATTAAAAACATCTTAGATGCCAAGTCTATTATTCTTTTTGCTTACGGTGAGTCGAAAGCAGAAGCCATCGCTGGAACAGTATCAGGCCCAGTAACTGAAAGTCTACCAGCAAGTAGCCTACAAAACCACCCTGATGTGACCATTATTGCGGATGCAGCAGCGCTCAGCTTACTTGAAAAATAA
- the queA gene encoding tRNA preQ1(34) S-adenosylmethionine ribosyltransferase-isomerase QueA gives MNTADFDFHLPEELIAQTPLEKRDASKLLIVNRETGEFQDKHFHSIIDMLEPGDALVMNDTRVLPARLYGQKEETGGHVELLLLKNTAGDEWEVLAKPAKRLKVGTRVSFGDGRLSAVVTEELTHGGRIVRFEYQGIFLEVLESLGEMPLPPYIHEKLDDRERYQTVYAKESGSAAAPTAGLHFTKELLAEIQAKGVHLVYLTLHVGLGTFRPVSVDNLDEHEMHSEFYQLSEEAAATLRSVKENGGRVIAVGTTSIRTLETIGSKFDGQIQADSGWTNIFIKPGYEWKVVDAFSTNFHLPKSTLVMLVSAFAGRDLVLDAYQHAIQEHYRFFSFGDAMFIY, from the coding sequence ATGAATACAGCTGATTTTGATTTCCACTTGCCTGAGGAATTGATTGCCCAAACTCCCCTTGAAAAACGTGATGCCTCTAAACTCCTCATCGTCAATCGTGAGACGGGAGAATTTCAGGATAAACACTTCCACTCTATTATCGATATGCTGGAACCGGGTGATGCCCTTGTCATGAACGACACCCGTGTTCTTCCAGCCCGCCTCTATGGTCAAAAGGAAGAAACAGGAGGCCACGTGGAACTTCTCCTTCTCAAAAATACTGCCGGTGATGAGTGGGAAGTCCTAGCCAAACCTGCCAAACGCCTCAAGGTCGGAACTCGCGTCAGCTTTGGAGATGGTCGTCTCAGCGCTGTCGTTACGGAAGAATTGACCCACGGAGGCCGTATTGTCCGCTTTGAATACCAAGGAATTTTCCTAGAAGTTTTGGAAAGTTTAGGTGAAATGCCACTGCCACCTTATATCCATGAAAAACTGGATGATCGTGAACGTTATCAAACCGTCTACGCCAAGGAAAGTGGTTCTGCTGCTGCACCAACTGCTGGCCTGCACTTCACCAAAGAACTGCTAGCAGAAATCCAAGCCAAGGGTGTTCATTTGGTTTATTTGACCCTCCACGTTGGTTTAGGAACTTTTAGACCCGTTTCTGTGGATAATCTGGACGAACATGAGATGCACTCAGAATTCTACCAACTTTCTGAGGAAGCAGCTGCTACCCTTCGCTCTGTCAAGGAAAATGGTGGACGCGTTATCGCTGTTGGAACCACTTCGATCCGCACACTGGAAACCATCGGTTCCAAGTTTGATGGGCAAATCCAAGCAGATTCTGGCTGGACCAATATCTTTATCAAACCTGGATACGAATGGAAGGTTGTCGATGCTTTCTCAACCAACTTCCATCTGCCAAAATCAACCCTCGTCATGTTGGTTTCTGCCTTTGCAGGCCGTGACTTAGTCTTAGATGCTTACCAGCACGCTATTCAAGAACACTACCGTTTCTTCAGTTTCGGTGATGCCATGTTTATCTATTAA
- a CDS encoding B3/B4 domain-containing protein translates to MKVIVENEFWSLFPEAQISVLVVKGLDNTVDESKDPYFKTLLDKGAKRAGDFISDENFTQNDVVQEWRQAFSKFKTKKGARSSIEALLKRVSQGREFNPINPLVDIYNSVSLSYAVPCGGEDVNKIVGNLHLGQAKGGEPFFPLGAENDAPALPEEIIYYDDEGAVCRCLNWREAQRTMLTEETKDAVLVIEAINAEQATRARAAMEELQDLVKDYFGVQGKLVHLTSESPEITL, encoded by the coding sequence ATGAAAGTTATCGTTGAAAATGAATTTTGGAGCTTGTTTCCAGAAGCACAGATTAGCGTTTTAGTAGTAAAGGGATTAGATAATACAGTTGATGAAAGCAAGGATCCCTATTTCAAAACCTTGCTAGATAAGGGAGCTAAACGAGCTGGGGATTTCATTTCGGATGAGAATTTTACTCAGAATGATGTCGTTCAAGAATGGCGTCAGGCTTTCAGCAAGTTCAAAACGAAAAAGGGAGCACGCTCCTCTATAGAAGCTCTGCTTAAAAGGGTCAGTCAGGGAAGAGAGTTTAATCCCATCAATCCCTTAGTAGACATCTATAATAGTGTCTCTCTATCTTATGCTGTTCCCTGTGGTGGCGAAGATGTGAACAAGATTGTAGGCAATCTTCATCTTGGTCAGGCTAAGGGAGGAGAACCTTTCTTTCCACTAGGAGCTGAAAACGATGCGCCTGCTTTACCTGAAGAAATCATCTATTATGATGATGAAGGAGCGGTTTGTCGTTGTCTCAACTGGAGAGAGGCACAGAGAACCATGCTGACGGAAGAGACAAAGGATGCTGTCTTAGTGATTGAAGCGATCAATGCTGAACAGGCAACGCGTGCTAGGGCTGCCATGGAAGAATTACAGGACTTGGTAAAAGACTACTTTGGTGTTCAAGGCAAACTGGTCCATCTAACTTCTGAGTCCCCAGAAATTACACTTTAA
- a CDS encoding MarR family winged helix-turn-helix transcriptional regulator: MSLLREIGIIARALDSIANIEFRDIELARGQYLYLVRIKENPGIIQEVLSDLLKVDRSTVARSVKKLEEKGLIKQGMTSTNRKNKEWFVTEKGETLYPFILAEHHYSENSALKGFSREEARELESLLIRVRKNITSDWDMVKKGQKRNYL, encoded by the coding sequence ATGTCGTTATTACGCGAAATCGGAATTATAGCCCGTGCCCTAGATTCTATTGCTAATATTGAGTTTCGTGATATTGAACTAGCTCGTGGGCAATATCTTTATTTAGTACGAATCAAGGAGAACCCAGGAATCATTCAAGAAGTCTTGTCGGATTTACTGAAGGTTGACCGTTCGACAGTTGCTCGTTCAGTAAAAAAACTGGAAGAAAAGGGGTTAATAAAACAAGGAATGACCAGTACAAATCGGAAAAATAAGGAGTGGTTTGTAACAGAAAAAGGTGAGACACTTTATCCTTTTATCCTTGCTGAACATCACTATTCAGAGAATTCTGCCCTAAAAGGATTTTCCAGAGAAGAGGCCAGGGAACTGGAGAGCCTACTAATTCGGGTTAGAAAAAATATTACAAGTGATTGGGATATGGTCAAAAAAGGCCAGAAAAGAAATTATTTATAA
- a CDS encoding YihY/virulence factor BrkB family protein: MKKWWKELMERPLLKAFLHFYQASDSELTSVAVAYYWLISIFPLLMIMVNILPYFQIPISNFLLTIKEFVPDTVYDVVAKIAREVLTQPSTSLLSFAVLSALWTFSKSMDFLQKAFNKAYGVAKSRGIISHQLMSLVVSFGLQILFALALFVSMFGRMLLNLLKTYWQSDSPFFDYLQDFTGPLIYALLFAILVMLYYFLPNVRVPRIRYVFPGSIFVLLTLVFLLNIFSVYFNNYVNHLVDVRFFSSIIVVVMMFWFILIAKILIIGAVINASVQSLKDPKFRDNTFFLKNEE, encoded by the coding sequence ATGAAAAAGTGGTGGAAAGAGCTGATGGAACGGCCCTTGTTGAAAGCTTTTTTACATTTTTATCAAGCTTCCGATAGTGAACTAACCAGTGTTGCGGTTGCCTACTATTGGTTGATTTCAATCTTCCCCTTGCTGATGATAATGGTCAATATCTTGCCCTATTTTCAGATTCCGATTTCAAATTTTTTGCTCACCATCAAAGAATTTGTACCGGATACGGTCTATGATGTGGTCGCAAAGATTGCCCGAGAAGTCCTGACTCAACCATCAACTAGTTTGCTGAGTTTTGCCGTATTGTCTGCACTTTGGACCTTTTCGAAATCGATGGATTTCCTCCAAAAAGCTTTTAATAAGGCCTATGGAGTGGCTAAGAGCCGAGGAATTATCTCCCATCAACTGATGAGTTTAGTCGTCAGCTTTGGCTTGCAAATTCTTTTTGCCCTAGCCTTATTTGTGAGTATGTTTGGGCGTATGTTGCTCAACCTCCTCAAAACTTACTGGCAATCAGACAGTCCTTTCTTTGATTATCTACAGGACTTTACAGGCCCTTTGATTTATGCCTTGCTCTTTGCCATCTTGGTCATGCTCTACTATTTCCTTCCAAATGTCAGAGTCCCTCGTATTCGCTACGTTTTTCCTGGTAGTATCTTTGTTTTGCTGACGCTTGTCTTTCTGTTGAATATCTTTTCTGTCTATTTCAATAACTATGTCAACCATCTGGTCGATGTCCGATTTTTTAGTTCCATTATCGTGGTGGTCATGATGTTCTGGTTTATTCTCATCGCTAAGATTCTGATTATTGGAGCAGTTATCAATGCCAGTGTACAGAGTTTGAAAGATCCAAAGTTTCGTGATAACACATTCTTTTTAAAAAATGAAGAATAA
- a CDS encoding cation:proton antiporter: MTLLIYLILFLLVLIVSTTTNKLLPFLPLPLVQILLGLGIGLFLPNTDFHLNTELFLAMVIGPLLFREAEEADITSVLKHWRIIVYLIFPVIFISTLSLGALAHFLWLSLPLAACLAVGAALGPTDLVAFASLSERFRFPKRVSNILKGEGLLNDASGLVAFQMALAAWTTGTFSLSQAGTSLALSILGGFVVGFVTAMVNRFLHSFLLSVRATDIASELLLELSLPLMTFFIAEEIHVSGIIAVVVAGILKASRFKKITLLEAQVDTVTDTVWHTVTFMLNGSVFVILGMELEMIAEPILTNPLYNPLLLLVSVVLLTFLLFAIRFVMIYGFYVWRTRRLKKSLRKYMKDMLLLTFSGVKGTVSIATILLIPSNLEQEYPLLLFLVAGVTLLSFLTGLLVLPHLSEEQEETKDYLMHIAILNEVTGELEKELEGHKNKLPLYAAIDNYHGRIENLILSQENKSAQEDWEALKLLILSIESDGLEQAYEEGKIGERGYQVYQRYLKNMEQSINRKVASRLTYYFLVSLRILRFVLHELLTFGQTFRSWNDKEQRRLRAIDYDQISELYLENTELIIESLENLKGIYKSSLISFMQESRLRETAIIGSGAFVERVITRIKPNNIDEMLRGYYLERKLIFEFEEKKLITTKYAKKLRQNVNNLENYSLKEAANTLPYDMMELVRRN; the protein is encoded by the coding sequence ATGACACTACTAATTTACCTGATTCTATTTTTATTAGTCTTAATCGTTTCAACTACGACCAATAAACTTTTGCCTTTTTTGCCCCTCCCTCTAGTACAAATCCTTTTGGGACTTGGCATTGGTCTTTTTTTGCCCAATACTGATTTTCATCTCAATACAGAGCTGTTTCTGGCCATGGTTATTGGCCCCTTACTTTTCCGAGAGGCAGAAGAAGCCGATATTACATCTGTTTTAAAACACTGGCGCATCATTGTCTACTTAATCTTTCCAGTAATTTTCATCTCGACCTTGAGTTTGGGAGCCTTGGCTCATTTCCTTTGGCTCAGTCTTCCCTTAGCTGCCTGTTTGGCTGTTGGGGCAGCGCTTGGTCCGACGGATCTGGTAGCCTTTGCTTCTCTTTCTGAACGTTTTCGTTTTCCCAAACGGGTTTCCAATATCCTAAAAGGAGAAGGCCTTTTAAATGACGCTTCTGGTTTGGTTGCCTTTCAGATGGCTCTTGCTGCTTGGACAACAGGAACTTTTTCTCTCAGCCAAGCTGGGACTTCCCTAGCACTTTCTATCCTTGGTGGTTTTGTAGTCGGTTTTGTGACGGCTATGGTCAATCGTTTCTTGCATAGCTTTTTACTGAGTGTGCGAGCGACTGATATAGCGAGTGAACTCTTGCTTGAACTGAGTTTGCCTCTCATGACCTTCTTTATCGCTGAAGAAATCCATGTTTCAGGGATTATCGCAGTTGTAGTCGCAGGGATTTTGAAGGCCAGTCGTTTCAAAAAAATCACGCTCCTCGAAGCTCAGGTAGATACTGTTACAGATACTGTTTGGCATACCGTGACCTTTATGCTCAATGGTTCTGTCTTTGTCATCTTGGGAATGGAATTAGAAATGATAGCAGAACCTATCCTGACCAATCCCCTTTATAACCCCTTACTCTTATTAGTGTCGGTTGTTTTGCTGACATTCTTACTTTTTGCCATTCGCTTTGTCATGATTTATGGCTTCTATGTTTGGAGAACACGACGCCTCAAGAAAAGTCTCCGTAAATACATGAAGGATATGCTCCTTTTGACCTTCTCTGGTGTAAAAGGAACGGTCTCTATTGCAACCATACTTCTCATACCAAGCAATCTAGAGCAGGAGTATCCCCTCTTACTTTTTCTAGTAGCGGGTGTCACGCTATTAAGCTTTCTAACAGGTCTCTTAGTTCTTCCCCACCTTTCCGAGGAACAAGAAGAAACCAAGGATTACCTCATGCACATTGCGATTTTAAATGAGGTCACAGGAGAGTTAGAAAAAGAACTGGAAGGACATAAGAATAAACTTCCCCTTTATGCAGCTATTGATAATTATCACGGTCGAATTGAAAACCTAATCCTTAGTCAAGAAAACAAGAGTGCCCAAGAGGACTGGGAGGCTTTAAAACTCCTCATCTTGAGTATCGAAAGCGATGGTTTGGAGCAGGCTTACGAGGAAGGGAAAATCGGTGAGCGTGGTTATCAAGTTTACCAACGCTATCTGAAAAATATGGAGCAAAGCATCAATCGCAAGGTGGCTTCCCGCCTAACATATTACTTCCTTGTATCGCTCCGTATCTTGCGTTTTGTCCTGCATGAATTACTGACCTTTGGCCAGACCTTCCGGAGTTGGAATGACAAGGAGCAACGTCGACTTCGAGCTATTGATTATGATCAAATATCCGAGCTCTATCTGGAGAATACGGAGTTGATTATCGAAAGTTTGGAAAACCTAAAAGGAATCTACAAGAGTAGTCTGATCAGCTTTATGCAGGAGTCTCGCTTGCGTGAAACAGCTATTATCGGTAGTGGTGCCTTTGTCGAACGTGTTATTACTCGTATCAAACCAAACAATATCGATGAAATGCTAAGGGGTTACTACCTAGAACGTAAGTTAATCTTTGAATTCGAAGAGAAGAAATTGATTACAACCAAGTATGCCAAGAAATTACGACAAAATGTCAACAATCTTGAGAATTATTCTCTAAAAGAAGCCGCAAATACCCTACCCTATGATATGATGGAATTAGTCAGAAGAAATTAG
- a CDS encoding tRNA (mnm(5)s(2)U34)-methyltransferase, producing the protein MKRPLEMAHDFLAEVVTKEDIVVDATMGNGHDTLFLAKLAKQVYAFDIQKQALEKTQDRLNEAGLENVQLILQGHETLDQFVTEAKAGIFNLGYLPSADKSIITRPQTTIEALEKLCHLLVKGGRITIMIYYGHEGGDTERDAVLDFVSQLNQQEYTAAIYRTLNQVNNPPFLVMIEKLERYRHG; encoded by the coding sequence ATGAAAAGACCACTTGAGATGGCACATGATTTTTTGGCGGAAGTTGTGACAAAAGAGGATATTGTAGTGGATGCGACCATGGGCAATGGCCATGATACCCTTTTTCTAGCCAAGCTAGCCAAGCAAGTTTACGCCTTTGATATCCAGAAACAAGCTTTGGAGAAAACCCAAGACCGTTTAAATGAGGCAGGTTTAGAAAATGTCCAGTTGATTTTACAAGGGCATGAGACGCTTGACCAGTTTGTGACAGAAGCTAAGGCAGGGATTTTTAATCTTGGTTATTTGCCTTCTGCTGACAAATCCATCATCACCAGACCTCAGACTACTATTGAAGCTTTAGAGAAGCTTTGCCATTTGCTTGTCAAGGGGGGACGAATTACCATCATGATCTACTATGGCCATGAAGGAGGAGATACCGAGAGGGATGCTGTGTTGGATTTTGTTAGCCAGTTGAACCAACAAGAGTATACAGCAGCCATTTATCGGACACTCAACCAAGTCAACAATCCCCCGTTTTTAGTTATGATTGAGAAATTAGAAAGATATAGACATGGATAA